In Helianthus annuus cultivar XRQ/B chromosome 9, HanXRQr2.0-SUNRISE, whole genome shotgun sequence, the following are encoded in one genomic region:
- the LOC110875461 gene encoding uncharacterized protein LOC110875461, with protein MEENLVREGSSWKWRSDTGGSFSVRQVRSDIEKATMAEDNGSLVFAWNNWAPPKVNYLLWRALLDKIASKVGLIQRGIPLTDSVCPRCGLYDEDPDHIFVNCLWAQCVWWSILAWLRINFISRNKLDEFILGINQNLGDKNWNRIVYTIVMATVWRFWSARNEKVFKGIFIPIIKTVEHIKEDAFLWISNRSKLKKPKWEK; from the exons ATGGAG GAGAACCTGGTGCGGGAAGGATCTTCGTGGAAATGGAGAAGTGATACGGGTGGGTCTTTTTCGGTTAGACAGGTTAGATCCGACATCGAGAAGGCTACGATGGCGGAGGATAACGGTTCGTTAGTTTTCGCTTGGAACAATTGGGCGCCACCGAAAGTTAATTACCTGTTGTGGAGGGCCTTGTTGGACAAAATCGCTTCAAAAGTTGGGCTGATCCAAAGGGGTATTCCGCTCACGGATAGTGTCTGCCCTCGTTGCGGGTTATATGACGAAGATCCGGACCATATCTTTGTTAACTGCTTATGGGCTCAATGCGTTTGGTGGAGTATTCTTGCTTGGCTGCGGATAAACTTCATATCAAGGAATAAACTTGATGAGTTTATCTTGGGCATCAATCAAAACCTGGGAGATAAAAACTGGAATAGAATCGTGTATACGATTGTGATGGCGACCGTTTGGAGATTTTGGAGTGCAAGGAACGAGAAGGTGTTCAAGGGCATTTTTATTCCTATTATCAAAACGGTGGAGCATATAAAGGAGGATGCTTTCCTTTGGATTAGTAACAGATCAAAGCTCAAGAAGCCAAAGTGGGAGAAGTAG
- the LOC110874201 gene encoding uncharacterized protein LOC110874201: MLLSSTPSRTSWFQQQNPKPLPSSPPDFILKSPTLSLHSPKNITKSSSLEGDDLVTLSRSSRRNSLNNASCLISSVVAVEVMVVVDGVGVGGGGGRICGGGGGGNEGCDNGGDGMDGFYRSMIEANPSSSLVLGNYAKYLKEVKGDVLRAEEYCSRAILANPSDANALSMYADLIWETQKVASRAQSYFDQAVKASPDDR, translated from the exons ATGCTCCTCTCATCAACCCCCTCCCGCACTTCATGGTTCCAACAACAAAACCCCAAACCATTACCCTCATCACCACCCGATTTCATCCTAAAATCACCAACTCTCTCATTACATTCACCTAAAAATATCACAAAATCCTCATCATTAGAGGGTGATGATTTGGTCACTCTTTCACGTTCATCACGCAGGAATTCACTGAACAATGCAAGCTGTTTGATCTCGTCTGTTGTTGCAGTTGAAGTAATGGTTGTGGTGGATGGTGTGGGTGTAGGTGGTGGTGGCGGGAGgatttgtggtggtggtggtggtggcaatgAGGGTTGTGATAATGGTGGTGATGGTATGGATGGGTTTTATAGGAGTATGATTGAAGCGAACCCGAGTAGTTCGTTGGTTCTGGGCAATTATGCTAAGTATTTGAAAGAG GTTAAAGGTGATGTTTTGAGAGCTGAAGAGTACTGCAGTAGAGCAATACTGGCTAACCCTAGTGATGCAAATGCTTTGTCAATGTATGCTGATTTGATTTGGGAGACGCAAAAGGTTGCATCGCGTGCGCAGAGTTACTTCGATCAAGCGGTTAAAGCTTCTCCAGATGACAGGTAA